One window of Arthrobacter oryzae genomic DNA carries:
- a CDS encoding methionine ABC transporter permease, producing MNDIFSNPVLAKALPEAIVETLQMVGISAFFTVLVGLPLGVFLHVTAPGGLRPMPVTNRIMSDVIVNITRSIPFAILMVALIPLARFLTGTSLGPVAASVSLSIGTIPFFARLVETCLRDVHHGKIDAAQVMGSTKMQVINKVMLRESLPALVAATTTTVVTLVGYSAMAGLVGGGGLGKLAYNYGFQRFDVTVMIVTIVLIIVLVQVIQLVGEQIARSLDHR from the coding sequence ATGAACGACATCTTCAGCAACCCCGTCCTTGCCAAGGCACTGCCCGAAGCAATCGTTGAAACCCTGCAGATGGTCGGAATTTCGGCCTTCTTTACGGTGCTGGTGGGCCTGCCCCTGGGAGTCTTCCTGCACGTCACGGCGCCGGGCGGCCTGCGTCCGATGCCGGTCACGAACCGGATCATGAGCGACGTCATCGTCAACATCACCCGGTCCATCCCGTTCGCCATCCTGATGGTGGCGCTCATTCCCTTGGCCCGGTTCCTGACCGGCACGAGCCTTGGCCCTGTTGCGGCCTCGGTTTCGCTGTCCATCGGCACCATTCCCTTCTTTGCCCGCCTGGTGGAGACGTGCCTCCGGGACGTCCACCATGGCAAGATCGACGCCGCCCAGGTCATGGGTTCCACCAAAATGCAGGTCATCAACAAGGTGATGCTGCGCGAATCGCTCCCGGCCCTCGTAGCAGCCACAACAACCACCGTGGTCACGCTGGTGGGATACTCGGCCATGGCCGGCCTGGTGGGCGGCGGAGGACTCGGAAAGCTGGCCTACAACTACGGCTTCCAGCGGTTCGACGTCACGGTCATGATCGTGACCATCGTCCTGATCATCGTCCTCGTGCAGGTCATCCAGCTCGTCGGCGAGCAGATCGCCCGCAGCCTCGACCACCGCTAA
- the hemL gene encoding glutamate-1-semialdehyde 2,1-aminomutase, with protein MTSSSPRNEELFDRARQLMPGGVNSPVRAFGSVGGTPRFMVSAKGAYLTDADGAEYVDLVCSWGPALLGHAHPAVLEAVHAAVDRGLSFGASTPDEANLAAIVKERVPAAERVRMVSTGTEATMTAIRLARGFTGRDLVIKFAGCYHGHLDGLLAAAGSGVATLALPGSAGVTAATAAETLVLPYNDLAAVEAAFAAHGSNIAAVITEAAPANMGVVTPGEGFNAGLSRITREHGALLIVDEVLTGFRTGYSGYWGLTGGAADAAEPWSPDLLTFGKVIGGGMPTAALGGRADIMDYLAPLGPVYQAGTLSGNPVAMAAGVATLTHATPEVYSFIDARSLELSSALSSALDAAGVDHSIQRAGNLFSVAFGTSARGVHNYDDAQGQEVFRYAPFFHSMLDSGVYLPPSVFEAWFLSAAHDDAAMNRIFEALPAAARAAASAAVPAGL; from the coding sequence ATGACTTCCAGCTCTCCCCGTAATGAGGAACTCTTCGACCGTGCACGCCAACTCATGCCGGGCGGCGTCAACTCTCCCGTCCGGGCTTTCGGTTCGGTAGGCGGCACCCCGAGGTTCATGGTGTCCGCCAAGGGCGCGTACCTGACAGACGCCGACGGTGCCGAGTACGTGGACCTCGTGTGCTCCTGGGGCCCCGCCCTGCTTGGCCACGCCCACCCCGCGGTGCTCGAAGCCGTCCACGCCGCCGTCGACCGCGGGCTCTCCTTCGGCGCCTCCACACCGGACGAAGCCAACCTGGCAGCCATCGTCAAGGAACGCGTTCCCGCCGCAGAACGCGTCCGGATGGTGTCCACCGGCACCGAAGCCACCATGACCGCCATCCGCCTGGCCCGCGGCTTCACCGGCCGCGACCTGGTCATCAAGTTCGCCGGTTGCTACCACGGCCACCTCGACGGGCTCCTGGCCGCCGCCGGATCCGGCGTGGCCACCCTGGCGCTTCCCGGCTCCGCCGGCGTTACTGCTGCCACCGCTGCAGAGACCCTGGTGCTGCCGTACAACGACCTTGCCGCCGTGGAGGCCGCCTTCGCCGCGCACGGCAGCAACATCGCCGCCGTCATCACGGAGGCGGCTCCGGCAAACATGGGCGTGGTCACGCCGGGCGAGGGATTCAACGCCGGACTTTCCCGTATTACCCGCGAACACGGCGCCCTGCTCATCGTGGACGAAGTCCTCACCGGGTTCCGCACCGGCTACTCCGGCTACTGGGGCCTCACCGGCGGAGCGGCGGACGCTGCCGAGCCGTGGAGCCCGGACCTGCTGACCTTCGGAAAGGTGATCGGCGGCGGGATGCCCACGGCGGCGCTCGGCGGCCGGGCGGACATCATGGACTACCTGGCGCCGCTCGGACCCGTATACCAGGCCGGGACGCTGTCCGGAAACCCGGTGGCCATGGCTGCCGGCGTGGCCACCCTGACCCACGCCACCCCCGAGGTCTACTCGTTCATCGACGCACGCTCGCTGGAGCTCTCCTCGGCACTGTCCTCGGCACTGGACGCTGCCGGGGTGGACCACTCCATCCAGCGCGCCGGCAACCTCTTCTCGGTGGCCTTCGGCACCTCGGCCCGCGGCGTCCACAACTACGACGACGCCCAAGGCCAGGAAGTGTTCCGCTACGCGCCGTTCTTCCACTCCATGCTGGACTCCGGGGTATACCTGCCGCCGTCCGTCTTCGAAGCCTGGTTCCTGTCCGCGGCGCACGACGACGCCGCCATGAACCGGATCTTCGAGGCGCTCCCGGCTGCAGCACGGGCCGCGGCGTCGGCGGCGGTGCCCGCCGGCCTGTAA
- a CDS encoding MGMT family protein — protein MRTEYVEAVLSLVRLVPPGAAVAYGDVAELLGSGGARQVGSVMSHHGSSVPWWRVLRANGEAPQGLEAEALAFYLQEGTPLLGRYLDFLRTGEGRWRVDLTEARWAPTDRDFDLIDLIAERLERRLHKMSAPDDEMTV, from the coding sequence ATGCGCACGGAGTATGTAGAGGCGGTGCTGTCCCTGGTCCGGCTCGTCCCTCCCGGTGCAGCCGTAGCCTACGGGGACGTTGCCGAGCTGCTCGGTTCCGGTGGTGCGCGGCAGGTGGGGTCCGTCATGAGCCACCACGGCAGCTCTGTTCCCTGGTGGCGGGTCCTGAGGGCAAACGGCGAAGCACCCCAGGGCCTGGAAGCCGAAGCCCTGGCTTTCTACCTCCAGGAAGGGACCCCGCTTCTGGGCCGCTACCTGGACTTCCTCCGGACCGGCGAGGGACGTTGGCGCGTCGACCTGACGGAGGCGCGGTGGGCCCCCACAGACCGTGACTTTGACCTCATAGACCTGATTGCCGAGCGGTTGGAGCGGCGGCTCCATAAAATGTCCGCCCCCGATGATGAAATGACTGTGTGA
- a CDS encoding ATP-dependent helicase, producing the protein MTVAKPAGTASGLKLLPPRQVLSVIPVLSPDQQAAVDVPHGSGPVLIPGAPGTGKSTVLIEAAVRRAERDGVDPERMLVLAPSRLAADSLRDRFTARLNRSLSTTPARTWASYAFDLIRRAKAEGILPLARPPRLLSGPEQDLIIKELLEGHALPGLELPWPDDLGAALETRGFRHEVRQLFDRIIESGRTPDDLVVLAGQCNRPDWIPAAALYAEYRDVLDLRMPEAFDPAGIITAARQIFQDAPDFLAAERERLQLILVDDIQEANPAVFELLADIAAGKDAYVTLSPDTVVQGFRGARPDLTAELPHLLAPEGAAENGPREAAARHTILERPLRVTHRHTAAVADAWLSVAGRISQRAGGQSARRLESAVPAPGDPTDCPPSSRSHHRGAVEGHVLPSPVQELRYVAQRILDAHLNHGRELGDIAVIVRNGGQLNQLQRHLAGHGIPVRVPVAESAVRDEVAVRPLLDAYAVALDPAVLTPESAVALLTSRIGGATSIELRRLRQSLRREEILGGGGRTSDALLVESLLEPGALATTGIEGRSARRVARMIEAGRVAAREPGANAETVLWALWNSTGLSARWTDAALAGGAAGARADRDLDAMMALFHTAERYVDQLPGSGPDQFLEYLLSQELPMDTLAARAQLEDAVELMTPASAAGREWPVVIIAGLQEGVWPNTRLRGELLGSTLFADAVEHGVEHALQLGPLSRLREIRYDELRSFSTAVSRARDVLICTAVSSEDEQPSSFLDYVAPLRPGQDRRTFTPVERPMTLRALVAELRQHAQLDGRSAAESVEAARVLARLAVAEPPVPGARPDSWWGLAPLSSGERIVPVGGTVFVSPSKVETVHKSPLDWFIQAAGGEAATDFARSLGTLVHAIAQDMPDASGGEYVAELVRRWPALGMKDNWEGKLDFQRAEGMVRKLAQYILVMRSEGRSLVGVEQDFEVRLPDITDVPQPPEIPASVSEPEPEVRSAVLRGQVDRLEIDSDGRLVVVDLKTGKRQPSKADLARYPQLGAYQAAVLAGGFTEPGVTAGDVQPGDAEPGDVQPGGAVLAQLGTSNKSPGIQVQAPLDGSDGNWALDMVNEAARLMSGSVFEARHDPAKTGHGGYGCRLPEVCPLCPRGKQVTE; encoded by the coding sequence CTGACGGTAGCCAAACCCGCCGGCACGGCCTCCGGGCTCAAGCTCCTCCCTCCCCGTCAGGTCCTCAGCGTTATTCCGGTGCTGTCACCGGACCAGCAGGCGGCAGTGGATGTACCGCACGGGTCGGGCCCCGTCCTTATTCCGGGAGCACCGGGTACGGGAAAATCCACTGTCCTCATTGAAGCGGCGGTTCGCAGGGCCGAGCGGGACGGCGTGGATCCGGAAAGAATGCTGGTGCTCGCGCCCAGCCGGCTTGCCGCCGATTCCCTGAGGGATCGCTTCACGGCCCGGCTCAACAGAAGCCTCAGCACGACGCCGGCGCGCACCTGGGCGTCGTATGCCTTTGATCTGATCCGCCGCGCCAAGGCGGAAGGCATCCTCCCGCTGGCGCGGCCGCCGCGGCTACTGTCCGGGCCTGAGCAGGACCTGATCATTAAGGAACTCCTTGAAGGCCACGCCCTGCCGGGCCTCGAGCTGCCCTGGCCGGATGACCTGGGTGCCGCCCTGGAAACCCGCGGGTTCCGCCACGAAGTGCGCCAGCTCTTTGACCGGATCATCGAATCCGGCCGGACACCCGATGACCTGGTGGTCCTGGCCGGGCAGTGCAACCGTCCGGACTGGATCCCCGCCGCCGCACTGTACGCCGAGTACCGCGACGTCCTGGACCTGCGGATGCCCGAGGCTTTCGACCCCGCGGGAATCATCACCGCGGCCCGACAGATCTTCCAGGATGCCCCTGACTTCCTGGCGGCTGAGCGGGAGCGGCTCCAGCTGATCCTTGTGGACGACATCCAGGAAGCCAATCCTGCGGTGTTCGAACTGCTGGCGGACATCGCGGCAGGCAAGGACGCCTACGTGACGTTGTCCCCGGACACCGTGGTCCAGGGTTTCCGCGGCGCCAGGCCTGACCTCACGGCCGAGCTGCCGCATCTGCTGGCTCCTGAAGGGGCCGCCGAAAACGGTCCCAGGGAAGCTGCAGCCAGGCACACGATATTGGAACGCCCGCTTCGAGTGACACACCGCCACACCGCCGCTGTCGCCGACGCATGGCTTTCGGTGGCGGGGCGTATCTCGCAACGGGCAGGCGGCCAGTCGGCCCGACGGCTGGAGAGTGCCGTGCCGGCTCCCGGCGATCCGACGGACTGTCCCCCTTCCTCCCGTAGCCACCACCGCGGCGCGGTTGAGGGCCATGTCCTTCCGTCGCCGGTCCAGGAGCTGCGCTATGTGGCGCAGCGCATCCTGGATGCGCACCTGAACCACGGACGCGAGCTCGGCGACATCGCAGTGATCGTGCGGAACGGCGGCCAGCTCAACCAGCTGCAGCGCCACCTGGCCGGCCACGGTATTCCCGTGCGCGTTCCAGTGGCCGAATCTGCGGTCCGGGACGAAGTCGCAGTGCGGCCCCTGCTTGATGCCTATGCCGTGGCGCTGGATCCCGCCGTACTGACCCCGGAGTCAGCAGTCGCGCTGCTGACGTCCCGGATTGGCGGAGCGACCTCCATCGAGTTGCGGCGGCTTCGCCAGTCACTGCGTCGCGAAGAAATCCTCGGCGGAGGAGGCCGCACCAGTGATGCGCTGCTCGTCGAGTCGCTGCTTGAACCGGGAGCCTTGGCCACCACGGGCATCGAAGGCCGCTCGGCCCGCCGGGTCGCCCGCATGATTGAGGCCGGGCGCGTGGCAGCGCGTGAACCGGGGGCCAACGCGGAGACAGTGCTGTGGGCTCTCTGGAACTCCACGGGTCTTTCCGCCCGCTGGACTGACGCAGCATTGGCCGGCGGGGCGGCTGGAGCCCGGGCAGACCGCGACCTGGACGCCATGATGGCCCTGTTCCACACCGCCGAGCGCTATGTGGACCAGCTGCCGGGGTCAGGACCGGACCAGTTCCTGGAATACCTGCTCAGCCAGGAGCTGCCCATGGACACGCTGGCAGCCCGGGCACAGCTGGAGGACGCTGTGGAACTCATGACCCCGGCGAGTGCCGCCGGCCGTGAATGGCCCGTCGTCATTATTGCCGGCCTGCAGGAAGGCGTGTGGCCCAACACCCGGCTCCGCGGGGAGCTCCTCGGCAGCACACTGTTCGCCGACGCCGTCGAGCACGGGGTTGAACATGCACTGCAGCTGGGGCCCCTCAGCAGGTTGCGGGAAATCCGGTATGACGAACTCCGCAGCTTCTCCACAGCCGTGTCCAGAGCCCGCGACGTGTTGATCTGCACCGCTGTTTCATCAGAGGACGAACAGCCCTCCTCCTTCCTCGACTACGTGGCACCGCTGCGTCCCGGGCAGGATCGGCGGACGTTCACTCCGGTGGAACGGCCAATGACCCTCCGGGCCCTCGTGGCTGAACTCCGGCAGCATGCGCAACTTGACGGCAGGTCCGCCGCGGAATCTGTCGAAGCCGCCAGGGTCCTGGCCCGGCTGGCCGTTGCAGAACCGCCCGTCCCGGGGGCCCGTCCCGACTCCTGGTGGGGTCTCGCGCCGTTGTCTTCCGGTGAACGGATTGTCCCGGTTGGCGGAACAGTTTTCGTCTCCCCGTCCAAGGTGGAGACGGTCCACAAGTCACCGCTCGACTGGTTCATCCAGGCTGCGGGCGGAGAAGCCGCCACCGACTTTGCCAGGAGCCTCGGAACACTGGTCCACGCCATCGCGCAGGACATGCCTGATGCGTCGGGCGGGGAGTACGTGGCGGAACTGGTCCGGCGATGGCCGGCGCTCGGCATGAAGGATAACTGGGAAGGCAAACTGGACTTCCAGCGCGCCGAAGGCATGGTCCGGAAGCTTGCGCAGTACATCCTGGTCATGCGCAGTGAAGGCAGGAGCCTCGTCGGCGTCGAGCAGGACTTCGAAGTGAGGCTGCCGGACATCACGGACGTACCGCAGCCCCCGGAAATTCCGGCGTCGGTGTCTGAACCGGAGCCGGAGGTCAGGTCCGCCGTCCTCCGCGGCCAGGTGGACCGGCTGGAGATCGATTCCGACGGGCGGCTGGTGGTCGTGGACCTCAAAACCGGCAAACGCCAGCCGTCGAAGGCCGATCTTGCCCGCTACCCGCAGCTGGGTGCCTACCAGGCTGCGGTCCTCGCCGGAGGGTTCACAGAACCCGGCGTAACTGCCGGCGACGTTCAGCCCGGTGACGCTGAGCCCGGGGACGTTCAGCCGGGCGGGGCAGTACTGGCACAGCTCGGCACAAGCAACAAAAGCCCGGGCATCCAGGTCCAGGCGCCGCTGGACGGCTCCGATGGCAACTGGGCGCTCGACATGGTGAACGAGGCCGCACGGCTGATGTCCGGCAGCGTCTTCGAGGCGCGCCACGATCCGGCAAAAACGGGACACGGCGGCTACGGCTGCCGTCTGCCCGAGGTCTGTCCCCTTTGTCCGCGCGGAAAGCAGGTTACTGAATGA
- a CDS encoding LLM class flavin-dependent oxidoreductase yields MSNAAVAESATAPVGPGKVLLGLNTFGDVGVYPDGHPVPHAQVLRQLLEQAELADDVGLHAFGVGEHHRQDYAVSAPEVFLAAAAARTRHIRLGSAVTVLSSDDPIRVFQRFSTVDAISSGRAEVMLGRGSFIESFPLFGLDLADYEVLFEEKLELFDKVRAQKPVHWEGRTRPPLNGLSVYPPLEHHLLPTWIGVGGTPESVLRCAEYGYPVIFAIIGGEPRSFAPLANLYREAMAKYGHPMQQVATHSPGHVGETDEEAREEFFPHWLGLRNRLGAERGWGPGSRREFDAMCTPEGALYVGSPETVAQKIALLKRNLGVDRFDLKYSSGSLPHTAMMRSIELLGTVVAPRVAELLSGHAPEN; encoded by the coding sequence ATGAGCAACGCAGCCGTCGCGGAGAGCGCCACTGCCCCCGTCGGACCCGGAAAGGTCCTGCTCGGGCTGAACACGTTCGGCGACGTCGGGGTATATCCCGACGGGCACCCGGTGCCGCATGCGCAGGTCCTGCGCCAGCTGCTGGAACAGGCGGAGCTGGCGGACGACGTCGGACTCCACGCCTTTGGCGTGGGGGAGCACCACCGGCAGGACTACGCCGTTTCGGCCCCCGAGGTGTTCCTGGCCGCCGCCGCAGCACGGACCAGGCACATCCGGCTTGGTTCCGCCGTGACCGTCCTGAGCTCCGATGACCCCATCCGCGTCTTCCAGCGTTTCTCCACGGTGGATGCCATTTCGAGCGGACGCGCCGAAGTCATGCTGGGCCGCGGGTCCTTCATCGAATCGTTCCCGCTGTTCGGCCTGGACCTCGCCGACTACGAGGTCCTGTTCGAGGAAAAGCTGGAGCTCTTCGACAAGGTCCGGGCCCAGAAACCCGTCCACTGGGAAGGGCGCACCCGCCCGCCCCTCAACGGGCTGAGCGTCTACCCGCCGCTGGAGCACCACCTGCTGCCCACCTGGATCGGCGTGGGCGGAACCCCTGAGTCCGTGCTGCGCTGCGCGGAGTACGGCTACCCCGTCATTTTTGCGATCATCGGCGGAGAGCCCCGGTCGTTCGCTCCGCTGGCCAACCTGTACCGCGAGGCCATGGCCAAGTACGGGCATCCGATGCAGCAGGTGGCCACGCATTCGCCCGGACATGTCGGCGAGACGGATGAGGAGGCCCGGGAGGAGTTTTTCCCGCACTGGCTGGGCCTGCGCAACAGGCTCGGAGCCGAACGCGGCTGGGGCCCCGGAAGCCGGCGCGAATTCGACGCCATGTGCACCCCCGAAGGCGCGCTCTACGTGGGGTCGCCGGAAACGGTCGCGCAAAAAATCGCCCTGCTCAAGCGCAACCTGGGCGTGGACCGCTTCGACCTCAAGTACAGCAGCGGCTCCCTGCCGCACACCGCCATGATGAGGTCCATCGAACTGCTGGGCACCGTAGTGGCACCCCGGGTGGCCGAGCTCCTGTCCGGGCACGCACCCGAAAACTGA
- the hemB gene encoding porphobilinogen synthase, with protein MSFPTHRPRRLRTTPAMRRMTAENRLAAPELILPAFIREGLTEPNPIASMPGVVQHTTDSLKRAAAEAVELGVGGIMLFGIPAERDARGTASLDPDGVLNKAIRDVRAEVGDDLVVMSDVCLDEFTDHGHCGVLDADGYVDNDATLEIYAAMAVAQADAGAHMLGPSGMMDGQIGVIRQALEDAGHVNTAVVAYAAKYASAFYGPFREAVDSQLKGDRRTYQMDAANRREAILEVELDLAEGADLVMVKPAMSYLDILADVASMSSVPVAAYQISGEYSMIEAAAANGWIDRRAAITESVLGIKRAGANMVLTYWASELAGWLKETR; from the coding sequence ATGAGCTTCCCGACCCACCGCCCCCGCCGGCTCCGCACCACTCCGGCCATGCGCCGGATGACGGCAGAAAACCGGCTGGCGGCGCCCGAGCTGATCCTTCCCGCTTTCATCCGCGAGGGCCTGACGGAACCGAACCCCATCGCCTCCATGCCCGGGGTGGTGCAGCACACCACCGATTCCCTGAAGAGGGCTGCGGCCGAGGCCGTGGAGCTGGGCGTCGGAGGGATCATGCTCTTTGGCATCCCCGCCGAGCGTGATGCCCGGGGAACCGCGTCGCTGGATCCCGACGGTGTGCTCAACAAGGCCATCCGGGACGTCCGGGCGGAGGTGGGCGATGACCTGGTGGTCATGAGCGACGTGTGCCTGGACGAATTCACCGACCACGGCCACTGCGGCGTCCTCGACGCCGACGGGTACGTGGACAACGACGCCACCCTGGAAATCTACGCGGCGATGGCGGTGGCGCAGGCTGACGCCGGGGCGCACATGCTGGGCCCGTCGGGAATGATGGACGGGCAGATCGGCGTGATCCGGCAGGCGCTCGAGGATGCCGGGCACGTCAATACTGCCGTGGTGGCATATGCCGCCAAGTATGCCTCTGCCTTCTACGGCCCGTTCCGGGAAGCCGTGGATTCGCAGCTCAAGGGGGACCGGCGCACGTACCAGATGGACGCCGCCAACCGCCGCGAAGCCATCCTCGAGGTGGAGCTGGACCTGGCCGAAGGCGCGGACCTGGTGATGGTCAAGCCCGCCATGAGCTACCTCGACATCCTCGCCGACGTCGCGTCCATGAGCTCCGTGCCCGTGGCGGCCTACCAGATCTCGGGGGAGTACTCCATGATCGAGGCGGCCGCCGCCAACGGCTGGATCGACCGCCGCGCGGCCATTACCGAATCCGTGCTCGGCATCAAGCGCGCCGGGGCCAACATGGTCCTGACGTACTGGGCGTCCGAGCTGGCCGGCTGGCTGAAGGAAACCCGATGA
- a CDS encoding 3'-5' exonuclease translates to MSTRNTGTTSTNTSTSTWDTRPRAAFDLETTGRNSRAARIVTASVTVVDADGSVIKEHEWLADPGVEIPAEASEVHGVTTERARQEGRPAAEVTRELASVLQGLFDDGVPVIAFNASYDFTVLAAESARYGIPQLHRFPVLDPYVMNKQVDRYRKGKRTLTALCEEYDVNLDNAHTSAADALATLRMLDAMAGKFPKLRMAAGQLHQLQVGWAASQAADFQTYLRKTKPAAVIEGEWPVLPPEDASRGDF, encoded by the coding sequence ATGAGCACCAGGAACACCGGCACCACCAGTACCAATACCAGCACCAGCACGTGGGACACCCGGCCCCGGGCCGCCTTCGACCTGGAGACCACCGGCCGCAATTCGCGCGCCGCCCGGATCGTTACTGCGTCGGTCACAGTGGTGGATGCCGATGGAAGTGTCATCAAGGAACATGAGTGGCTCGCGGATCCTGGTGTCGAGATCCCCGCCGAAGCCAGCGAAGTCCACGGCGTGACCACGGAACGTGCCCGCCAGGAGGGCCGTCCGGCGGCAGAGGTAACGCGAGAACTCGCGTCCGTGTTGCAGGGATTGTTCGACGACGGTGTCCCCGTTATTGCGTTCAACGCCAGCTATGACTTCACGGTGCTGGCTGCCGAGTCAGCCCGCTACGGCATTCCGCAGCTGCACCGCTTCCCCGTTCTGGACCCCTACGTCATGAACAAGCAGGTGGACCGGTACCGCAAGGGCAAGCGGACCCTGACCGCACTGTGCGAAGAATACGACGTCAACCTCGACAACGCCCACACCTCCGCGGCGGATGCCCTCGCAACGCTCCGGATGCTGGACGCCATGGCCGGCAAGTTCCCCAAGCTTCGAATGGCTGCCGGCCAGCTCCATCAGCTCCAGGTCGGCTGGGCGGCCAGCCAGGCCGCGGACTTCCAGACCTATCTCCGCAAGACCAAGCCCGCCGCCGTGATCGAAGGTGAATGGCCCGTCCTCCCGCCTGAAGACGCCAGCAGGGGCGACTTCTAG
- a CDS encoding methionine ABC transporter ATP-binding protein, translating to MITVTDLRKVYRQGKKEVVALDGVTLSVPKGSIHGIIGHSGAGKSTLVRCLTLLDRPTSGAVSIDGTELSAVKESEIRAARRRIGMVFQHANLMDSRTAAGNVAHPLELVKTPKDTIRTKVAELLSLVGLEGFENAYPSQLSGGQRQRVGIARALAADPDVLLCDEPTSALDPATTDEILDLIQDLTRRLQLTVLIITHEMNVVKRVCDSVSLLSKGRIVEHGALKDVAGDLESKLAKALLPLPASEPLKGALQGGPVLEILFAGDNAKEPVLTGVARHFDIDLNVLAGSVETLGGQQFGHLRVQLAENADYDAVLGYLHQRGIGAKLAATNAASDDALEFGAAEPDAAELNDATGRNS from the coding sequence ATGATCACAGTTACCGACCTTCGAAAGGTCTACCGCCAGGGGAAAAAGGAAGTGGTGGCCCTCGACGGCGTCACACTTTCCGTTCCCAAAGGTTCCATCCACGGGATCATTGGCCATTCCGGCGCCGGAAAATCGACCCTGGTGCGGTGCCTCACGCTGCTGGATCGTCCCACGTCCGGGGCTGTCAGCATTGACGGCACGGAACTGAGCGCCGTCAAAGAGTCCGAAATACGTGCGGCCCGGCGACGTATCGGCATGGTCTTCCAGCACGCCAACCTTATGGACTCGCGCACCGCGGCAGGCAATGTGGCGCACCCCCTGGAGCTCGTCAAGACGCCGAAGGACACGATCCGGACCAAGGTCGCGGAGCTGTTGTCCCTCGTGGGCCTCGAAGGCTTCGAAAACGCTTACCCCTCCCAGCTCTCCGGTGGCCAGCGCCAGCGCGTAGGCATCGCCCGGGCACTTGCCGCCGACCCCGACGTCCTGCTGTGCGATGAGCCCACGTCAGCCCTGGACCCTGCGACCACGGACGAAATCCTCGACCTGATCCAGGACCTCACCAGGCGGTTGCAGCTCACCGTGCTCATCATCACACACGAAATGAACGTCGTGAAGCGGGTCTGTGATTCGGTATCGCTCCTGTCGAAGGGCCGCATCGTCGAACACGGCGCCCTCAAGGACGTGGCCGGTGACCTAGAGAGCAAACTGGCTAAGGCGCTGCTGCCGCTGCCTGCGTCCGAACCCCTGAAGGGCGCACTCCAAGGCGGGCCGGTCCTCGAAATCCTGTTCGCCGGGGACAATGCCAAGGAACCGGTACTCACCGGCGTTGCCCGGCATTTCGACATCGACCTGAATGTCCTGGCCGGCAGCGTCGAAACACTGGGCGGCCAGCAGTTCGGGCACCTCCGCGTGCAGCTCGCCGAGAATGCTGATTACGACGCCGTCCTCGGCTACCTCCACCAGCGCGGAATAGGCGCAAAGCTGGCCGCGACCAACGCGGCATCCGATGACGCCCTGGAATTTGGTGCCGCGGAACCGGACGCTGCTGAATTGAACGACGCGACGGGAAGGAACTCATGA
- a CDS encoding MetQ/NlpA family ABC transporter substrate-binding protein, producing the protein MRKSLSLLATGIVTALALTACGGSSSPSAETTALDPAKPATLTVGASPVPQAKILEFLNEDLAPKAGLKLDIKEIEDYQTPNTALSDGSLDANYYQHLPWYEDQVKTKGYKFGHGEGVHIEPYAAFSEKVKDIQEIQDGAKVAITNDPSNQVRALKVLQVAGLVKDIKDDSSVLTLTDEQNPKKLKFSENQPELLINDLKDPSVDLALINGNFILKAGLSTKDALAVEAVENNPYANFLAWREDSKDDVRIKKLDELLHSPEVKAFIEKEWPNGDVTVAF; encoded by the coding sequence ATGCGTAAATCACTCTCCCTCCTGGCCACCGGTATTGTCACCGCGCTGGCCCTGACGGCCTGCGGCGGTTCCTCCAGCCCCAGCGCCGAAACCACCGCCCTTGACCCCGCAAAGCCCGCCACCCTCACCGTCGGCGCAAGCCCGGTCCCGCAGGCCAAGATCCTGGAATTCCTCAACGAGGACCTCGCGCCCAAGGCCGGCCTGAAGCTGGACATCAAGGAGATCGAGGACTACCAGACTCCGAACACCGCCCTGAGCGATGGCTCGCTGGACGCCAACTACTACCAGCACCTTCCCTGGTACGAAGACCAGGTCAAGACCAAGGGCTACAAGTTCGGCCACGGCGAAGGTGTCCACATTGAGCCGTACGCCGCGTTCTCCGAGAAGGTCAAGGACATCCAGGAGATCCAGGACGGCGCCAAGGTTGCCATCACCAACGACCCCTCCAACCAGGTCCGGGCCCTCAAGGTCCTCCAGGTTGCCGGCCTCGTGAAGGACATCAAGGATGATTCCTCGGTGCTGACCCTCACCGACGAGCAGAACCCCAAGAAGCTGAAGTTCTCCGAGAACCAGCCCGAACTCCTGATCAACGACCTCAAGGACCCGTCTGTGGACCTGGCCCTGATCAATGGCAACTTCATCCTGAAGGCCGGCCTGAGCACCAAGGACGCCCTCGCAGTGGAGGCCGTGGAGAACAACCCCTACGCCAACTTCCTGGCCTGGCGCGAAGACTCCAAGGATGACGTCCGGATCAAGAAGCTGGACGAGCTCCTGCACTCCCCCGAGGTCAAGGCCTTCATCGAAAAGGAATGGCCCAACGGTGACGTGACGGTGGCCTTCTAG